From Oncorhynchus clarkii lewisi isolate Uvic-CL-2024 chromosome 26, UVic_Ocla_1.0, whole genome shotgun sequence, the proteins below share one genomic window:
- the LOC139385221 gene encoding RNA-binding protein MEX3B: MPSSLFAEMERNGSNQENALDDQRALQLALDQLSLLGLDNDENGLYDNESSRKKSVNMTECVPVPSSEHVAEIVGRQGCKIKALRAKTNTYIKTPVRGEEPVFVVTGRREDVAMARREIISAAEHFSMIRASRNKNTSINGTTGGGTPAPGPPNLPGQTTIQVRVPYRVVGLVVGPKGATIKRIQQTTHTYIVTPSRDKEPVFEVTGMPENVDRAREEIEAHITMRTGGLIELQDENDFHANGTDVGFDIHGHPTLWSKPSNPQSAATTSGRKPFSNYRNDSSSSLGSASTDSYFGTNSGSRMADYSPPSPALSYTASNGNNNNNNLNINTNGNGFVYGGDVISPDCTDMTFSDTSPGFNPTPAPPGLLWAQYERGMTPSSSSSSSPTSTSSAIYPSANASTNANGMVTSQRRMNGGCTPQPRLSPPLQNNHAGGPTDHPLARRVRSDPGGGPRCFHGYPSSNGMASLPGPHLPGVPCDSSASSSSSSSSTSRKGSRDCSLCFESEVIAALVPCGHNLFCMECANRICQRSEPKCPVCHTGVTQAIRIFS; encoded by the exons ATGCCTAGCTCACTGTTCGCCGAGATGGAGAGGAATGGGAGCAACCAGGAGAACGCCCTGGACGACCAGAGAGCCCTGCAGTTAGCCCTGGACCAGCTCTCCTTGCTCGGCTTGGACAACGACGAGAACGGGCTATATGACAACGAGTCTAGCCGGAAAAAGAGTGTCAATATGACCGAATGTGTCCCTGTGCCTAGTTCGGAGCATGTAGCTGAAATCGTCGGCAGACAAG GATGCAAAATCAAAGCCCTACGAGCCAAGACCAACACTTACATCAAGACGCCCGTGCGTGGCGAGGAGCCGGTGTTCGTGGTGACCGGGAGGAGGGAAGACGTCGCTATGGCAAGGAGAGAGATCATCTCTGCGGCTGAGCACTTCTCCATGATCCGGGCCTCCCGGAACAAGAACACAAGCATCAACGGGACAACGGGAGGTGGTACCCCGGCCCCTGGACCCCCCAACctaccaggccagaccaccaTTCAAGTCCGGGTTCCTTACAGGGTTGTTGGGCTGGTCGTGGGTCCCAAGGGAGCCACCATCAAGCGCATCCAGCAGACAACCCACACCTACATCGTGACTCCCAGCCGGGACAAGGAGCCCGTGTTCGAGGTGACGGGCATGCCTGAGAACGTGGACCGTGCTCGGGAGGAGATCGAGGCCCACATCACCATGCGGACTGGTGGCCTCATTGAGCTCCAGGACGAGAACGACTTCCATGCCAATGGCACGGACGTTGGGTTTGACATTCATGGCCACCCCACCCTATGGTCCAAGCCCAGTAACCCACAGAGCGCTGCCACCACGTCGGGACGCAAACCTTTCTCCAACTACCGCAACGACTCATCATCCTCCCTGGGCAGCGCGTCCACAGACTCCTACTTCGGCACCAACAGCGGCTCGCGCATGGCGGACTACAGCCCCCCCTCCCCGGCGCTCAGCTACACCGCCAGCaacggcaacaacaacaacaacaacctgaaCATCAACACCAACGGGAATGGCTTTGTCTATGGTGGCGACGTCATCTCGCCCGACTGCACTGACATGACCTTCAGCGACACCTCGCCTGGGTTCAACCCCACGCCGGCCCCGCCCGGCCTCCTCTGGGCCCAGTACGAGCGGGGGAtgactccctcctcctcttcctccagctcccctacctccacctcctctgCCATCTACCCATCAGCCAATGCTTCCACGAACGCCAACGGGATGGTGACGAGCCAGAGGAGGATGAACGGCGGCTGTACCCCCCAGCCCCGCCTGTCCCCACCCCTCCAAAACAACCACGCCGGAGGACCCACCGATCACCCCCTGGCCCGGAGAGTCCGCAGCGACCCAGGAGGAGGCCCCCGGTGCTTCCACGGGTACCCCAGCTCCAACGGCATGGCCTCTCTGCCCGGGCCCCACCTCCCCGGGGTGCCCTGCGActcctcagcctcctcttcatcctcttcttcctccaccaGCCGAAAGGGCAGCCGCGACTGCTCCTTGTGCTTTGAGAGCGAGGTAATTGCAGCTCTGGTGCCCTGTGGCCACAACCTGTTCTGTATGGAGTGTGCCAACCGCATCTGCCAGAGGAGTGAGCCCAAATGCCCCGTGTGCCACACAGGGGTCACTCAGGCCATACGTATATTTTCATAA